The proteins below come from a single Candidatus Melainabacteria bacterium RIFOXYA2_FULL_32_9 genomic window:
- a CDS encoding glutaredoxin 3: MPKAEVKIYTTDYCPYCKKAKSLLASKGLKYEEIDITNDPDTRSKLVQMTGRNTVPQIFINSKHIGGYTDLERDNMSGHLDLLLNEQESES; encoded by the coding sequence ATGCCTAAAGCTGAAGTTAAGATCTACACCACAGATTATTGCCCATACTGTAAAAAAGCTAAAAGTCTACTTGCTTCTAAAGGACTAAAATACGAAGAGATCGATATAACTAATGATCCTGACACCAGATCAAAGCTGGTTCAAATGACAGGAAGGAATACTGTTCCTCAAATTTTTATTAACAGCAAACACATTGGAGGATACACTGATCTGGAGAGAGATAATATGTCAGGACACCTGGATTTATTGTTAAATGAACAAGAAAGTGAGAGTTGA